AAGCACTATCTAAAATATTTCCGTTGGGATCCATTACTTTAATTCTATCATCATTAAAATGTAGAATATACTGAGCGCCCCTTTTACCATCAATCAAACCATGCAACTGGCTATAATTAGACTCGCTAAGAACGACAGGCACAAAATACTCCCAAATTAAAGTTTTAATCCTGTCACCCCCGAATAACTCAGTAACAATTTGCCCCCCTTCTTTATCTTCAAGTATAATTGGATAAGAATAATTTGCAGCATCTTCCCAAATAACTAACAGCATCTTATTTTTAGATAATGCCAACCTTTTTGCCAAAGTAAAAGAGGTGAGCCACTCTTGAGCGGTAGAAGTTGTAATTGTAGCACAACCTATTAATAGAGTAAGTAATATTTTTTTCATAGTACTAAAAATACAAAATAATAGTATTAATACTTAATTCGTTTTTTCATCTCTTCAACAATATTAAAAGCCGCAGGACAGATAGACACATTTTTTAATGTTAAATTTGATATTTGTTGAAATTTTTTACGATCTGTATGCGGGAATTCCGAACATGCTTTAGGGCGCACATCATATATAGAACAGTAATTGTCTGCACCTAGAAACGTACACGGAACGGATTGTAGTACATAATCATTTTCTTCGTCAAGACGCAGATACGTATCAATAAACTGTTGTGGCTTTTGTCTAAAATGTTTAGCAATACGCTGAACATCCTTATCCGTAAAAAGAGGACCTGTAGTTTTGCAACAATTGGCACACGTTAAGCAATCCGTTTTTTTAAATTCGGCTTCATGCAATTCTTGCATAATATAATCCAGTTGCTTTGGTGCTTTCTTTTTTAGCTTAGTAAAAAAGGTTTTATTTTCCTTATGCTTATCTTTGGCAAGCTTTGGGAGATCATTTAAAAATTCTTCCATCTTACAAAAATAGTATTTTAAATGAAAGACCTTTTCGGAAAAGCCTTATTAGATTATCAGAATAATAATTATACAGAAGACCTAATGACGTCTACTAACATATCTGATGAGGATGAATTACCAATTCCTTATCTTTTTAGAGACTTTAAAGACATGCCTAAGTTAGAGCAACACGCTCTAAACTTATCTAAAGGTCACGTTTTAGACGTTGGTTGTGGTTCTGGAAGTCACAGTTTATATTTACAAAGTAAAGGACTTAGCGTTAAAGCTATTGACATCTCTACTGGTGCTGTTACTGTAAGTAAAGCAAGAGGCGTTATTACTATCGAAGAAAAAGCACTTTTAGACGAAACCGACACTTTTGACACTATTTTATTATTGATGAATGGTACCGGCATATTTCAAACCTTAGATCAAGTCTCTACTTATTTATCACATTTAAAATCTTTATTACATAAAAACGGTCAAATATTAATAGACTCTAGTGATATAAAATATATGTATCTAGATGAAGATGGTGGGTTTTGGCAGGATATGAATGCCAACTATTATGGCGAGCTAGACTATTTTTTAAGTTATAAAGGCGAAAAAGAAACCCCAATGAAGTGGTTATATTTAGACTACAAGCTACTAAAAGACGCTTGTAACGCTATTGACTTAAAATGCGAAATGCTCGCTGAAGGCGAGCATTATGACTATTTAGCAAAGTTATCGATTTAAAGGTTAAATCCTTTTTCTGATAATTTTGCTATCATACTTTTATATAAATCCCCACTCCACAACACGGAGATATCACCCATTGCAGCATTCATAGAATCTTGAGAGCTTACAATTTTTTGACCAGTATCACTTTTATAGAATTCTGTTAAAATTATTTTATCACCTTCTGTTAATGCCTCAGGTTTAAACATATTTTTACCAGCTGTAGTAGTGTATAATGCATTCATGTTTTTAACATCTTTATGTGTAAAATGAGCTCTGTAAGCAGATACTACCATTTCCGCTAACGCTCCCATTGCATTAGTTTTTTCCTTTTTAAGTTCTGTCCAAACTGCTACAGGCACTCCTTGAGAGACAAATTGTTCTTCAAGCATAGTAAACATTTGATCAACCACACCTTCGTAGTAGGTCATGGTTCCATTGCTTTTAATACAAGTTTTAACATCTTGACTGTATTGATCAACTTGTGCGAAACCTACAGTCCCTATTGTTAAAAGACATACTAATGCTATAATATTTTTCATTTTTAAAATGTGTTTATGTTATTACCAAAGAACAACTACTGTGCCACTCCTCCAATATAAGTCTCATTTACTTTAATGTTTGGAATTTCTTTTTCATCCACAGTCATTATATTTTGGTCCAAGATAATAAAATCGGCAAACTTACCAATTTCGATACTTCCTTTTTCTTGTTCCTCAAAGTTTGAATAGGCCGCCCAAGTTGTCATTCCTTTTAAAGTTTCTTCTCTTGATAACCCATTCTCTTTATTAAAACCACCTTCTGGATATTGCTTAGTATCTTGTCTAGAAACGGCTGCATAAAACGTTAAAAACGGACTTACTTTCTCTACAGGAAAATCAGTACCTAAAGCCACTCGTCCACTTTTTTCTAATAACTTTTTATAGGCATAAGCCCCTTTTACTCTCTCTTTTCCTAAACGGTCTTCTGCCCAATACATATCACTTGTTGCGTGTGTTGGTTGTATAGAGGGGATAATATTCTCATTTTTAAAATATTCAAAATCATCATCTGTAATAACTTGAGCATGCTCAACTCTCCAACGTCTGTTCTTTTGACCTAATAATGTTTTTTCATAGGTCTGTAATACAAATCTATTAGCAGAATCTCCAATCGCATGTGTGTTCATTTGATATCCTGCTTTAGCGATTCTTTCTGCTAAATTCTTATAATCCTCAATCCCAATAACTAGAGCACCAAAATGATTATGTTGATCCGTATATTCTTGTTTTAATGCCGCACCTCTAGACCCCAAAGCGCCATCCGCATAAACTTTTACCGATTGTACATTTAAACGCGCTGTCTTAATTTTCCCTTTAGTTAAATAATAGTCCAGGTTTGCTTTTCTATTACTAATCATAGCATAGATACGCATATCCAATGCACCTGCTTGTTGCAAACTATCAACCAATTCTATAACTTGTTTATCTAAACCAGCATCCGACACTGTAGTCAACCCTAAATTTGTACATATTTTTTGAGCTTCCAATAGCGCATCTATTTGTTGTTGCTTTGTTGGCTCCGGAAAAATAACTTCCACCAATTCCATTGGATTATCAATTAAAACTCCTGTTAACTTCCCATTTTCTTTTAAAATCTCTCCACCTTCCGCTAGTGTACTTTCTGTAATATTAGCTAAATCCAATGCAGCTTGATTACATATCATAGCATGACCATCAATTCTAGTTAATGCTACCGGAATATTAGGAAATAAACTATCTAATTGTACTTTAGTTGGATATGTTTTATCACCCCAGTCGTTTTGATCCCATCCTCTACCAATAATAAATGCAGAGGATTTGTTTTTCTGAAACTCTACAACCTTGCTTATAACATCAGCATAACTTTTTGTATCTCTCAGATTAACTTGCAATTGGTTTAAACCAAGTCCATAAAAATGACAATGTGCATCAATAAAACCTGGTACAACAGTTTGACCAGCTGCATCAATAAGTGCTTTTGGTTTATATTTATTCTTTATATCTGCAGCTGTACCAACTCCTACAAATTTACCATCTTTTACCGCAAAAGCTTCTGCCTTAGAAAAGTTAGAATCGACTGTATATACATTAGCATTCGTGATAATAGTATCCACATCTATTTTATCTGAAGCACAAGATGTAATGATTAAAAATAAGAATAGGGTTTTGGTGAATTTCATATTTTAAATTTTTGAGTAAATATAAGCATAAAAAAAAGCCTCGAGAGGAGGCTTTTTTTTATGCTTAATAATTTTAGAATGTGATTATATCGAAATATGCGTATTTAAAAATCAAATTTATAAGTTCCTCCTGCCAAAAACTGAATACCCTGCACTGGTGTGTTTTGCCATTTAGTATACGCTTCCCCTACTATATTATTAGCTTTTGCAAATACAGAAAAACGATCGTTTATATGATAACCTACATGTGCATTAGCATCAAAATAAGCATCTAACGTAACAACTCCTGTTACAGATGGTATTACACTAGAAACACTAAATTGGTCTTTACGTTCTCCAATATAATATAAATTAGCGCCGGCAAACCATTGCTCATTAATTTGATAGTCTAAAAAGACTGATGCTTTTAAATCTGGTAGATTCCAAGCTTCCATTTCGTTTTTAACATCATAAGAAAAATACTCTCCTTTTATTCCTAATGTAAAGTTTCTGTTTATATCAACGTTTAATTCTGCTGCGACACTTAATGTTGTCACGTCATCGTAAGTCATCCCAAAAGAGTTACCATAAGTATAAGCTTCTGATGTTTGCGTGATATCATTATTTACGAATAATGCTTTATTTTTTTCGGATTTATAATTACCACTTACCGTGTAACTCATTGCATTAGAAAGCTTTCCTTTTAATCCTCCGAAAGCATTGTATTGTTGATCTGTTGGCGCTATAAAAAGATTAGGTGAAACAAATTGATTGTCCTCTACAAAATCATAATACGAATTTTGAATCAATCCCCCTTTTACGCCTCCAAAAACAATTAAAACATCATCTATAAGTCTGTAACTAACTGCAATATTAGGGTAGATAAAGAATTTACTCTCACTAGCTTCTGTATTATTTAAATAGACCGCTTTAACACCTAAATCGACCGTCAAATCATCTTGTTTTAGCTGAAATTTTGGAGCAACCCCAAATTGAAAATTACCATAATTAACCTCCGTTGGTGCTGCATAAGCTTTATCAAAACTACCGCCTAAATAATCGACAAACACTTCTACATCGACATCGTTATCCTGAATATTTATTGTTCCAATAGCATTAGCCTTAAATCGATTTTCTCCAGAACCATAATCATCACCAAAGCGTCTAAAAAGAACACTTCCTGAAGACACAATCCCATCTTCAAACATAATGTCTCCTCCAACATATGCATTGGTAAAACTATGCCCCACATCTAACGTATCTGCAGTTGCCTGATTAAACAAAGGTTGTTGTAAACCGTACCAATTATAAGTTTGATACTGAAAACCTCCTAACGCGGTCCATGTATAATCACGATCTGATTTAGTATAGGTTACATTAAGTTTTGAATCTGAAAACCCACTATCCGTTAAAACTTCATCGATATCACCTTGAGAGGAATGGTGACCTATATAGGCACTAAATGCCTGGTCTCTACCAATAGCATGATTTAAATAAGCTTCCCCTAAAATAGTGGTATACGTTCCAACTCCTAAAGTTGCGTAATTGTTATACAACTTTATTTTTTTTGCTTTATCCACAACCGCTGCTTTTCCTTTTGCTGGTGTAAATGTTGATGCCACAGGAAAAGAGAAAATATTATATTTAACGTCTTTCTTTGTTCCCGTATCGTTATCATCCAATGACGGTGTTTCTTTTACTTTAAAAGCATCAGAAATTGATGGTGTATATGGTTTTATTACATCAATAACACCTGTTTGTATTGTGTCTCCCTCCCTTTCTTGCGCTAATGCAAAGACAGAAATTAACAACGATGGTATTAATAAAATGATTTGTTTTTTTATACTAAACATAATTTATATTTATGAATTACGATGGTCTTGATTACTGATTTTTAGTCCTCAGTGATTACTGACGAGTTTGTTTTAGCTTCTTCTGCTTTTATTCTAGTCAATTCGGTTTGTGCTTCTGTTTTCACATCCTCAAAATTGCTAAAGTTTTTGATTACACTTTCAAGGATATAAGTGGCTTGAAAAGCATCTCCTAAAGCATAAAAGTTTTTAGCCATTATTACTAATCCTTTTGCACCGTAGTATTTATATCCAGAATAATCTTTTGCTAAACGCTGTGTTACTTCATTAGACTCGTTATACAGTCCGTCTTTATTTTTAAAGTATGCGTTGTAGTACAATGCTTCTGCTGCTGTTTCGCCAGTTGCAAATGTTTCGACTTGTGTATAAGCGGTTCTTGCTTTAGGTTGATCGTTAGTTTTAATAGCAGCACGTGCAATTATAACATATGCATCACTTCTTACTTTATTATCTAAATTAACATTGCTAAG
This portion of the Olleya sp. Bg11-27 genome encodes:
- a CDS encoding YkgJ family cysteine cluster protein — protein: MEEFLNDLPKLAKDKHKENKTFFTKLKKKAPKQLDYIMQELHEAEFKKTDCLTCANCCKTTGPLFTDKDVQRIAKHFRQKPQQFIDTYLRLDEENDYVLQSVPCTFLGADNYCSIYDVRPKACSEFPHTDRKKFQQISNLTLKNVSICPAAFNIVEEMKKRIKY
- a CDS encoding class I SAM-dependent methyltransferase, which translates into the protein MKDLFGKALLDYQNNNYTEDLMTSTNISDEDELPIPYLFRDFKDMPKLEQHALNLSKGHVLDVGCGSGSHSLYLQSKGLSVKAIDISTGAVTVSKARGVITIEEKALLDETDTFDTILLLMNGTGIFQTLDQVSTYLSHLKSLLHKNGQILIDSSDIKYMYLDEDGGFWQDMNANYYGELDYFLSYKGEKETPMKWLYLDYKLLKDACNAIDLKCEMLAEGEHYDYLAKLSI
- a CDS encoding DUF2059 domain-containing protein yields the protein MKNIIALVCLLTIGTVGFAQVDQYSQDVKTCIKSNGTMTYYEGVVDQMFTMLEEQFVSQGVPVAVWTELKKEKTNAMGALAEMVVSAYRAHFTHKDVKNMNALYTTTAGKNMFKPEALTEGDKIILTEFYKSDTGQKIVSSQDSMNAAMGDISVLWSGDLYKSMIAKLSEKGFNL
- a CDS encoding amidohydrolase, encoding MKFTKTLFLFLIITSCASDKIDVDTIITNANVYTVDSNFSKAEAFAVKDGKFVGVGTAADIKNKYKPKALIDAAGQTVVPGFIDAHCHFYGLGLNQLQVNLRDTKSYADVISKVVEFQKNKSSAFIIGRGWDQNDWGDKTYPTKVQLDSLFPNIPVALTRIDGHAMICNQAALDLANITESTLAEGGEILKENGKLTGVLIDNPMELVEVIFPEPTKQQQIDALLEAQKICTNLGLTTVSDAGLDKQVIELVDSLQQAGALDMRIYAMISNRKANLDYYLTKGKIKTARLNVQSVKVYADGALGSRGAALKQEYTDQHNHFGALVIGIEDYKNLAERIAKAGYQMNTHAIGDSANRFVLQTYEKTLLGQKNRRWRVEHAQVITDDDFEYFKNENIIPSIQPTHATSDMYWAEDRLGKERVKGAYAYKKLLEKSGRVALGTDFPVEKVSPFLTFYAAVSRQDTKQYPEGGFNKENGLSREETLKGMTTWAAYSNFEEQEKGSIEIGKFADFIILDQNIMTVDEKEIPNIKVNETYIGGVAQ
- a CDS encoding TonB-dependent receptor, translating into MFSIKKQIILLIPSLLISVFALAQEREGDTIQTGVIDVIKPYTPSISDAFKVKETPSLDDNDTGTKKDVKYNIFSFPVASTFTPAKGKAAVVDKAKKIKLYNNYATLGVGTYTTILGEAYLNHAIGRDQAFSAYIGHHSSQGDIDEVLTDSGFSDSKLNVTYTKSDRDYTWTALGGFQYQTYNWYGLQQPLFNQATADTLDVGHSFTNAYVGGDIMFEDGIVSSGSVLFRRFGDDYGSGENRFKANAIGTINIQDNDVDVEVFVDYLGGSFDKAYAAPTEVNYGNFQFGVAPKFQLKQDDLTVDLGVKAVYLNNTEASESKFFIYPNIAVSYRLIDDVLIVFGGVKGGLIQNSYYDFVEDNQFVSPNLFIAPTDQQYNAFGGLKGKLSNAMSYTVSGNYKSEKNKALFVNNDITQTSEAYTYGNSFGMTYDDVTTLSVAAELNVDINRNFTLGIKGEYFSYDVKNEMEAWNLPDLKASVFLDYQINEQWFAGANLYYIGERKDQFSVSSVIPSVTGVVTLDAYFDANAHVGYHINDRFSVFAKANNIVGEAYTKWQNTPVQGIQFLAGGTYKFDF